The following proteins are encoded in a genomic region of Corylus avellana chromosome ca4, CavTom2PMs-1.0:
- the LOC132176997 gene encoding probable protein phosphatase 2C 9 translates to MDNFCCFNSQVGGRSSCSSGKGKSHQGPVKYGFSLVKGKANHPMEDYHVAKFVHDQGHELGLFAIYDGHLGDSVPAYLQKHLFPNILKDEEFWIDPSRSISKAYERTDQAILSHSPDLGRGGSTAVTAILLNGRKLWIANVGDSRGVLSKRGQAIQMTTDHEPNTERGSIENRGGFVSNMPGDVARVNGQLAVSRAFGDKNLKSHLRSDPDIQHADIDPETDFLILASDGLWKVVANQEAVDIAKKTKDPQKAAKLLAAEALKRESKDDISCIVVRFKA, encoded by the exons ATGGATAATTTCTGTTGCTTCAATTCTCAG GTTGGAGGACGTTCTTCATGTAGCTCTGGCAAGGGCAAGAGCCATCAGGGCCCTGTCAAGTATGGCTTTAGCCTAGTTAAAGGGAAAGCAAATCATCCCATGGAGGATTACCATGTTGCAAAGTTTGTTCACGACCAAGGACATGAGCTTGGActttttgctatatatgatggGCATTTGGGAGATAGCGTACCAGCCTATCTACAAAAGCATCTGTTTCCTAATATCTTAAAGGAT GAGGAGTTTTGGATTGATCCCAGCAGGTCCATTTCTAAAGCCTATGAGAGAACAGACCAGGCTATTCTCTCACACAGTCCTGACTTGGGGCGAGGTGGATCCACTGCAGTCACTGCAATTCTATTAAATGGTCGGAAGTTATGGATAGCAAATGTTGGAGATTCACGTGGAGTTCTTTCCAAAAGGGGGCAGGCAATACAGATGACCACCGATCATGAGCCCAACACTGAGCGGGGCAGCATCGAGAATAGAGGGGGCTTTGTCTCAAACATGCCAG GAGATGTTGCAAGAGTGAACGGCCAGCTAGCAGTTTCTCGAGCTTTTGGAGACAAGAACCTCAAATCACATTTACGATCTGATCCCGATATACAACATGCTGATATCGACCCGGAGACTGATTTTCTCATACTTGCAAGTGATGGTTTATGGAAG GTCGTGGCTAATCAAGAGGCAGTTGATATTGCAAAAAAGACGAAGGACCCACAGAAGGCAGCCAAGCTACTAGCTGCCGAGGCATTGAAGAGGGAGAGTAAGGATGACATCTCCTGCATCGTAGTCCGTTTCAAGGcgtaa